tatttttttaccCATGCAATGATTCATAGAGCATTCATTATCAATACACTAAGGCTACTGCCCAagctttgtgtgtatgtgtgtttatctgcgTCTGGGCTCgaatatctttttatttttttttacttatttggtCAATTCCAGCTGGGTCAAGCTTACAACAAGTGTTAATGAGGGTCAGGGAGACTTCAGCCAACAGGAGTTTCATGCAGTATCGTTACATCACATATGCAGCTGTGCACAGAGCTCGTGTCTCAAAcggagctgagagctgagagctgtTCTCTGTTGCAGGGGGGAGCCAGTAGACATCGCTTAACGCTCGGCTAGCATTTGGAGATGAGATCTTCTGGATCAAACCAGTTCTTGTTAAAGGCCCCAACTGGTTTTTGACCTACTTCTTTCTAGGTCGAAGTCACGGGCTCATTTTTATATCATGATACCCTCGGCGAGATGGTTTCGCTTTTATGGATTCACAGAAGTAAAGTGATTTATTTCTGTTgcataacaaacacaaaaatgtaagaATTGGTAGCAGTTTGGTAACATTTGAGATTTAGATCTTAGTGTTACAttgaaatatcaaaaatgtaAGGTTAGGATAAACCATAAAGGAGCAGGTCacccaaaaacacaattaagctttgatttttttttgctgtctgtttcCAAACATAATCCTTTCTGTGGAATTTGGTTTATAATACTTAATAGTGTTCACTCAGTGGAGTTTTATGCATCACTAAATTAAAACTCGCTGCACTGCACAAAAAACTTCTCATGTAAAGATTAGCGATATTGAGTATTTACACCCATTAACTGCTGGGACGGGGCTGCAGCAGCTATTCATGAAaccatgaatattcatgaaaaAGGTTTGTGTCTTTAGTAAGTCTTTAGTAACTACTTTGTAGAATCAAACTAGTTCCTTACTAAATTGGGTTACGCTAATAAAACTTAAGAAATGTCTGAATGAAGGTGAAATgttgagaataaagtcaaagGAATATGTTATTGATATGATACAGTTTGGCAACTGCCAGTCACTCTCCTAATTTGATTTGATGgacaaaagatttttttcttttattcttgatctttttctccacattttgactttattctcagaATGCATTTCTTCCCCCTTATGCCTGGCCTTAatactcctcttcctcctcctattTCAAATACAATACCTGACtaaaaaacagatgtttgtCATAGTCTAGACATTTTATCTCCTGATAGTACAAATCTAGTTTTATACAGTCTAAATGATATAaactataaatacatttaatattttgtgtttgtcttcttttccctcctctggcTGTTTGTCCACTCAGCTATTAAAACTGAAACCCTCAGGATAATCATGGAGGGAGATTCAGGAATGTGTGCCAGGAGGACtgggacagaggagagggagtaaaacaggacaaaaatgAATGCCTTACCACTGAGAATAAATTTTAGAGGAACATGTGCTGTTAGATCTGCTGTTCCTTGTAGCACATTTTGCTTTCACTTGCATTCACTTGTTAGGGTTACACCAATCTGAACTTTGTGATGCCTTTGATGCTTCACCCTTGTGGGTTTATTTTGCCGTTAAATAGTTAATATCATTCAAAGGCAAAATATCTGCTATACAGCATGAGGCTGGATCCAAGCTACAACATTTGACATAAAAGCTCTTTGATCTACTTTAATAATTTGTGTGCTACGGTGCCTTTCAGATGATGCAAGCTTGTGTGTAGCATACCCTGAAGCTAACACAGCATTGCACTGCTATGTGGTACAATAAATACTGAACTCTTGAGTGGAGATTCAGCACTACTGGAGATGTGCAAGTATTATAAAACCTCTCAGTTCCTGGTTTCCAAAACACAAATAAGACCATGTGTGCTCaaatctgcagcagctgcttatTTTACTGATATTTACAGATTTAgggcaaatgtgttttttttttttcttttttactgacaaggaaagaaaaaacgGTGAAACTGTTTCCAGATCCAGAGCAATCTCTAATGAGATTGTCAGTctgatgtatttgttttctctttgtgaaagTAGGTTTTAATAGATGGAACTCATTCGGCATTGTTAAGTTTGTGCCATTTATTTCAAATCTTCATTTGACAACATTTTGTGTAAGATAACATCTGTCTTAATAGCTTAAATCACACATTTGCTGAAAAGGAGATGAGCATTGTATTAGTCCTGATTGAGACGCCGTTGATTTGTCCAAATTGTCCAGATTATGTTCTTGTTGTCACTCGTGGGAAAAGAGGGGGTCACAAGTTAATATTAAAGAGCAAAACAATAACCTTTCTGCCAAGCAGCGGGCAGCGAGACTTCCATTGCAGCATAGTTGGACAATGAATATGTtgagaaaacatatttttctcatCATCTCCATCCCCTCATTGGCCACTAGGAAGCACACATTTGTTTACTTCCATCAGCTCATATTATTTGTTAGCAGTCCTGTTTCTCTGCCTGCCGCTCCCAGCCAAAGTCAGCATTGCCACAGTTTTGAATGAAAACTAAAGAAACCCCATTAACAACATgacttttcctcctttctgcaATCTGCAGAGGTCCATTCAGGATTAATGCGCAGTTACAGTGCAGAATGATTTGGAGGGTAAATGCTCGAAAACCATGTGGATCATTTAGAACTTAAAGGTACATTTTCAGTGCTTTTTGATGTTGATTTGAGATGACATAAGTGTTGCATACTGAGACCCCTCTTGTATTAAATGATGATGTAGCACGGACTGAATCTTCTAACTAGGCAAAGATCTTAGTGATGAACTCCCGGAAACGTTTAGCGTACTGCTCTGGATGAACTGTCGAGATTTCTGCTCCTgcctgcaaaacacacacagacacagtcgATCAAAGATAACAGAATGGAAACTGAAGGCAACCTTTCACACTTTGCAGGATAGAGATGTAAAGCCGGCGTATGCTAAGCAGCCCCTTTAAAGTGCACTGATCTCTCACCCTGTGTTTGACAGCCTTGGCAGCGTGAGCGGCTTTCTTCTTGGTGTCGTACTGCGTCAGCACGTCAATCAGACCCATGAAATAGACCTCCCTCCGGGGTGCACCTACATGGGGGTGAAAAACAGCATTTGGTGAGTGGTATTGATCTGCATGTATGATCTTATCTGCTGTAGCCCAGCACGAGATGAAGGTTAGGTGGATTACAGCTCAGGACTCCTTTAACCTACTTAAACTCACCAGAGATATCTCAGTTGTCAGGACTCACCTACAGTGCTCTGAATAGCGTACACATCCACATAAGGGTCGAACTCCCCGGGACCCATCGGTTTGTAGGAGTTCATGTAGCCACCAATCCCCTCAGGTGAGGTGGAGCCAGCAGCAGGAGCCAGGCcgttttcatcctcctcttcctcttcatagGATgactccatctcctcctcctcctccatctcagcCCGCTCCACATCATGGATGCCCAGCAGCAAGCTGTAGTCCATGATCTTCATACGCACCAGAAACTGCAGCAAATGGATACACGCGCACAAATTATGTCAGAGAAAGCATTTTCTGCAAGCATCTTCAGCATTCAATTTTCTTACCTCGATATCTCTGTTGAGCTTGTCCATgatcttctccttctcctcgtCGCTCACATAAACCTTTTGCATGTTATTCCTGAAGTCTACGTCTTTATAAGTGGGAAGCTCCTTCACCTGGAAACATGAAGTGAAGGTGATCCActgtaaaattacatttatccTGGAAATCATAATATTTATTAGCATGTTTCTCATTAAAACTCAACCAGCCATCTTATTTTGGTTTGACATAAAAGTCAAATAATATTAGGCAAATGTTTTCCAAATCAACACAGTTGGAAAGATCAAAGCTCATAGTTCTGCAGTTATTTAAACTCCATCCATTCAACCAGCTATTTTTCAGTAATTTTTTTATCGAGGTCAAAGCCAAACAGAGGGGTTCTGATGTGAAAACAGTTCTGaaaatcaaatatcaaaatcaCATTTGTCACAATGCACAAAACATATTAATTAGATACAATATAGGAGATGTGATCTGTCCTCGCtgacacactttttaaaaagtacatttctgcTGTATGTTGTTAGAAATGCAGCATGTCAGACTGGGGGAAACAGCATGAATATACGTCCACACCTTCAGACAGGCTGGTGGCACAGCAGCAGCCTATTCAGACTTGTTAAGCTGCCCTCGTTAAGCAAACCACAAAGAATCTTGCACTTAATCTGATTTTTCTCAATTTGCTTGCAGTGGATCTCACCATAACTCTTTCATACACTAGGGtcttaaaggcagggtctgcaacttattttagaagcactttttgttatattggtCTGAATTGGTATATTGGAATTCtcgacagcaatcaataaatgaaatagtttgacaaaaaagaaaatcctgtaTCTGTGGCAGCAATGACCGCAGGAAGGCTGACATGTCTGTCGACCTATGTACAGTGCAGCCATTGCATCctccacaaggctaaagctaacaagCTAGTTGCTCAAGAAgggcagagaaagtgcagccaaacTTTAGATAACAGCACAGCGACCGTTATGAGTTACCAGCACGAAGCACACCGAAAAACAAGAGAGAGCCGCTGTTGACTGCAACAGACacaagcacagcctctgaggcCAGCTGCCTCAGTTGCTATAAGCTAAAGATAATGTTGCCTTGTGACGgtttatatgattgtggcatttCACAGAATTTTTATTGGTTAGACTGAAAAACTAACAgatgctgtcagtcagcggttgtgTAGAGAACGAATGAGGGACCCAGCAGTGGTGCCCAGTCTCCTCATCTATCgtggactcgtcctccagcagtaacgTTAGTCAGGTAGCGAGTTCATGTGTTGTAGGGGAGTGGCTTTGGGAGAAAGCCTGAAGGGAGGAGGTCGGAAATTTTGGGTCGGATGCTTTCAAAATCTTGCTATTGGCCttgtttttttatacatataatGCAAAAGCATTGAGCTGGTTCAGGGGTTGTTAAAAGGGCATTCCACCATTTTTACAAGACAATACTAATGCTTGATTATATTGAAAACAAACCAGACAACATCCCCTCTGTAAATCAACACAGTTGTAGGGCTGCAGAGTGTAGTTAGTTTAACAACAGCTTCTTATAAAACCTTAACCTTCACTTTAGCTCACCTTCTCTTTAAAACTTGCTTCACGAGACACCAGGGACccctgagggaaaaaaagacttcATGAACTCATAAGCATTAAAGCCCCTGTGTGTAGAATTGCCTTTGTGTGAGTAAAGCATCTCTCAAGTTAGAGACTTTAAATGTTCCAGTGTGCCCGCTCTTCCTTTCACAAATCtctacattttcttcttcataaAACCCAAGAAATCCAGTCAGTGAATCCTCATCTAGCTAAATGTCTCCTGCAGGATTTACCTTGAGATCATACTTCCTGTGTACATGCAGTCTGTGGCTGAACATGTTCCTCATAACTAACAGGTAGGTGTCCTCGCTCTCCACAGTGACTCTGTACATGGCCAGGAACTGAGGGAGCAGCGTGTTGCTGTGGCAGGTGACAATGTGCTAGAGGGGAGCAGCGAAAAATACACAATGAATGATAGGAAAACAAAGGACGGATTAACCCAGTTTCATTAAGGCAAGATACAGGTGGATCGGGTAAACATTTCAAActaataaatgataaaactaaTCTAAAactcttattaaaaaaaacgtaTATAAATCAGGCTATGAATGATATATGGACAAACCCTCAGTAAAAACCTTCAGAAAATCGACAGGAATAAAACCAGACAGTTTGGTGTTTGATAGTTAGTTAGACACAGTTTAGTAAATTGAACATGTGACTATTAGAAATTTTATTTCCACTTGTCTGAAAGaggacatgaaaaaaacaacttttttgcAGTTGGTGCACCACAGGGAACCATTAAAGTCACCTCACAATATCTTCCTGGAGATTTCAACTACATTTCACAGCCTTATCAGTTTAAGGGATTTGCTCAAACTTAATCTACTGACCGAGGTCCTATGACGTAGTTCAAGGCTCTGGAAATCTTACATTCAGATTTATTATCATCAAATACGTGTGGGACAGGATTTGGCTTCAAACGTTAATGAGCCTTGGCCAAAGGCGTCTTTTCACAAAAGACATTAATACATATtaacattatattaaaatggctgaattccacttagctgcttcagtttcagggtcgTGGCATTGTCcacgctggctcactgtcacactgtcatggcacACTGGGATGATTAATTATAATGGagccattattaatgttattagtactGCATGTGCTTTTTGTACTTTgtcaaatgtctgctgtgagaaaagGTCCattgtgaaaaaacaaatgcaataacacatgaacaaaattccaatgttgtgtttattttgccaGCGTATAAAGTTACTGAAACAAATGTTCTCTGTTTCGTTAAACGCCTTTGAGGGAGCGCAGCTTGCCCTTAAATCTTTCCCATCAGTCTGCTCTTCACACATTTCTGTAGAAACAGAGGTGGTCGTGACTGGGAGTCTTTGTTGTATATTACATATTGTTCTAAACTcgcttttaaatgtaaaaacaagagCTCAAGTCATGCACCATTACTTGTAGaaggaaaaaactgaaaatgccAACATACATCTCTCAGCTTTGATGTTGAAAAAACCTTTGCCATGGCAACCAAGGTTAGCACAGAATGAGAGGAAAATATGTGACTAATGGAGTGTATCCTCAGATTTTAATGGCTGAAGTTTAATCACAAACTAGAAAACAGATCAGCTCGCTACATTATGGGCTAAGATAATGGTTTGCTCGGTGTGAGAGGACATTTAAACCTCCCACCACCACTAGTGAGCCCTCCACCCCGTGTCAGTCCCACCTGGTGATACTCAGACAGGATGTTGTgcatctcctccacctcctcgcTAGAGATTTCTTTCACCACCAAAGTGCGGTCGTATGATGTCAGCAGCAGTCCCACACACTGTCCATCCTCGTCTTTGAGTGGAGGACTGCGGGCCAGAGACACctgtgtgcgagagagaggaCAGCGACGTGTGACATCAGCTGGACAATACATGAAACAGCCATCACGCCGTTAAATAACCAATTCTCTCAGAGACACCGAAACATAGTTTctaatgcaaacagacagcaCATTTTGAACGATGCGGCCTATTTGTGTCcgtgttatatatattatttattatgttattatatattatgctGGAACATTTTGCACAGATGCACACTATGGTTCAAGACATTTCATGCATCACTCTTGTAGATGTGcagaattaaaatgtttatcGGCACATAAGTGAGCGAATTGTACAATATGGCTCgcacacagtaaatgtgtggTTAGCAAATGTGCACTGAGCAGAGAGGatggtgcctgtgtgtgtgtgtgccacctgGCCCATGCAAATGTTACACAAAGGAATGCAAATGTAGAAGGGATTAGATCAATGCATGCAGATAAGTGTCTGGTtttatacaaaagaaaaaagcactTAGATGCTCTGTGTCCatgtttttcaaacattttgtctcatcttcacgtttttttttttcacaattaaGCATTGATTGTGGGTTTATCATCATATAATCATACCTGGTAATCTTGGTCCTCGATCCCAAAGCGCTCTCGCAGGTTTCTGAACACCTGGGGACAGTACTCTTTGAATTTGAACTGTCCTGGAAGATTCTCTCTGGGGAACAAGGacgatttaacacattaaataaGAACAATGAGGCTAGATTCACAGTGCTGCAACATTCCTCACGTGACATCTAATCAGAAACAGGAGCAACAAACGcttcatgaaataaatattctaaaagaaaaaactattagTAGATGATTAAGCTTAACATAAAGTGTTCTGCTTTCACTTTCTACACCCTCTTAAATACGacacaaatatatttcattgCAGAAAAGAGAACATGATTAAATTCCTGCTGTTTCTACACTGATATAGTCATTCAAAATAAGAGATAATAGCCAATTACACATTGTGTTTATTAattaacattatatatatatatgtataaatgtgtgtgtattctatTATGCCACTAAAACATGAAGTCCATATGTGTTTAATGGCACTTGGGTGTCGAGTCTACCAGTTTATTAATTGTCCAACTTGACACCTGCATCGTTGGTTATGTTCAAACTATTTGACTAAATTCTTCTTTATCATCCAGCACTTCAAGTTGTTTCCATATCAAGcaacactggaaaacaaaactgtgtgaaCTCTCACCAACGTAACAGCACTTTATTGTGaggaaaaacatatttaattgtTCTGCCCACCTCTGTTTAGAAGTCTTTACACGACCTGGATTCCTGAATGGATTAAAGGATTATTGAAAGCCACAAGTTTTCTACACTCTGTCCGTATGGAAACTGAACCTCTGAAGACAGAGTGTATAGTGTTGGATATCAATTTGAAACTGGCTCTGTCGAACACTGTCTCTGAGTCATGCTCATCCCCTGTGACCCAAACAACACTTTCTGATAAATTCACCAATTTAGCTCTTTTACTGTCGTGTTTGTCTGCGACGTGTTAATGTCCTTGTGTTGCACAACCACTGGGTGAAAATAACGCTGCATTTCCAACTCTAGTATCCAGTCATTCTTTTACATATAGCTCTGACAATGGCGCATACTGCAGCCCATCACCCAGACAAGCTGAATCATTActtctttcatctttttagCTTGTTTCACTGttattgttagtgctgtagCCGTGGTAGTTTTAAAGGCACTGTGAGGGTAGAGAAGATTTGTTGCCCTCCAAAAAGGGGGTCTGCTATTTCAGATAAGCACACTAAGGCAAATAAATCATGAAATCGGTGCAAATCGCAGGAAGCAGGATGAAGGTTCCTACAATCAGGGCTGAGTGGAGACACAGTACTTGTTGAAGAGGTGGTTGTTGACTTTGATCTTGGTGCTGGCTCTGAAGTCGTCTGGGAGCAGCATGACAGGTACAGGTACCTGGCTCAGGTCGTTGATCTGCGCATGATCAGCGGATAAGCGGTTAATGGACACGTTAAGGCAGAAGAGGCCAATAGAAACAcatagcagacacacacacacacacacacacacacacacacacacacccaccgcGTGATTGACTCCCCACATCAGCACGCTCAGCACCGGGTCACTGGCTCGGAGAACCTCCACTTTCTGCTGCACAAAGTgtttcttcttcgtcttccttTTGGGCGCCAGGGCGCTCAGAGGGTTGGAGGTGGCGCTGGGAGGAGAAGACATCATCACACGGACCAGAGCGTCCGTCTGTGAGCGGGGTTGTAGTTTGGCACGGAGGcgtcctgtgtgtgtatgtaaagcAGGCTGAAGTCCGCCCTGTGGAGTCAACGGAGCCAACTCACCGCCTCCTGGTCCAGAGAGGTTTCCATTCAGACAGGTGACGGGTTGAGCCAACACGATGTGCTATTTGCAAATTATGACACacttataataacaataatgacatttttcCCATACGGGCTCACCAATAAAACAACAGAGCAGTCTAGTAACAACTAATATCTGTGTGAAACTGTATTTAGTGGGTTTTGTGCTAAATGACATCATATTCAAAGGCGTGTTTCACAGCCTTTTTTGCTTGAATGGAGAAACGTCTGATCTACATCACAGGTTATGATCTTGCTGTGGGATTGAGTAATGAGCAGATCAACCGTAGAGTAATTTTCCATCACATATTGCTTCATTTGAAGGATTTTTGGTTTCACAACCAAAAGAAATAGTAGATATATTGTTTTCAATACTCATTTTGATGTTCTTAATTACCCCTCACATTTATCTTGGGACCCTATGATGGGGGGCCCTGACACTGAGTACCCTTCATTATACTAAGGTCCAATACAAGTAGtctcaacaaataaaaaacatatccATTACAAGGTTTTAATGGACTATTGCAAACCATAGTTGTTTCTGTTCACTCTTTGTAATCGTGTTCTCAGTGCTGCAGAAGTTATTGTGCTTTCGGCAGCCATTATGACAGCTTTCATAATGGTTTTATTGCAGCCAAAATCAAATAGTTAATCCTGTGCGATTACAGAAATCACCAAGGCactcagattttttaaaaagaatattcatatgtgagttttttttattgtgatctCAAAACACCTTTATTGTCCTTCTGTTCAATTGTATGAAAAAAAGCAACGTATTGTATTGTACGTATTTATAtaccttcctcttcttcttcttctctttttcttcatttgcaAGGTTAGTTTTAAGGACTAGATGGAtttactttttcattaaaagcagttttttttattcaaaaacaggtaacaaaatgttctttaaaTGCACTAAAATCCACAAAGCATCCATAAAGTCTCTTATGGATTTGTCAGTCTTAACTTCCTCTTATTGATCAAGAGGGACATTTTACTAATGAgtgtcaaaaaataaaatcataacaataataatgccCCCCTGTCTAATTCTACTTTACAAATTCAGGTTCTTAGAATAATACCTCAGGTGTATGCTCTTATTGGCACCCACTGATAAATTACGTGTTCTGTTACCAGCAAtattaacataaatatataatattcaaagtaacataaataaaaaggattaCATCAAGACATTATGTACAGCAGTTACAGTACTACAATTACAGTGGTttcaaagtaaagaaaaatactgaaaatacgTGAATAAATATACATTTGTCCCAGTCATATTGTTCCTGAAACTTGgttgatgattgattgattgattggttggcATGAAATATTATTGGAGTTGAAATGTCAAAACGTGAAGATGAACACCTTGAATTTTATGTGCAGCTTTAACTGTAGGTGCAGTTTCTCCAAGTCTCAACAGAGTCTCTTGTCACAGTGTAACAGTCGGCTGGATGAGTTCATGTTAATATAAATTTGATATATTACATCTACATCTAATATAGGTAGATGTGAAAGGAATGTCTAATCAATACAGTCCTAATATGTTCAGTAGAGGGCGCAAAGAGACAAAGTTACACCTGATTTCGAAGCagcttctgattggtggagagCGGCTCCACCaatgaggagctgctggatgaaaTGCGAGACTGTGTTGAGCTCCTTGAGATTCCTCATGGTGTTCCTTCATCTTTATCTCATATCTGAAGCGTCAGCCTCCTCTGCTTTCAGTCCAGGCTTTGTGCTTTTTAACAACTCAAGCTGCCCTTCTGTTTAGTGTTGGAGGAGACCGGCATGCCGTTCTTATCCACGCACCAGCACCTGCCACGCTGCTTACCTCGAGACGACCAACACTGCACAGACAGAACAGGAAAATACATTGTTTTAGCGAGCACGCGTCTACAGGAAAGTCTGTTTTCAATGATTCCCTATAATTCGTAGTGGTTTGCAAACTCACCTGCTTCTTTCTGAAGAAACCACGTTTGTCACAGTTGGGCATGTAGATATCATGCTGCGAGTTGAATAAATGGGCATCAAGACCTTTGATAAGTGTGGTTAGCAGTTTACGACACGGAGCCTGTAGGATCAGATCAATAGATTAGTGTAAGCACAAGCCCGATTGTGTGTAATCCATGCACTGTTTCTCTGAATTACTGAGGTCATTAGATGCAGAGGATTTCTACCTCGTTTGGGTCCTCAGTAGGTGCTGGATCTGGGAtcagataaagagaaaaacatgtagTATTGATCACTTATTGCTGTGTGAATGCCTGTTTAGATCAAACAACATTCATTCTATTGTGAGGTCCGATTATCCTGTCTGAGAAGTCCTCAGCAATAGTTtttaattctgattctgattaaaagCACTGTTAATACAAAAAGCACTAATAAATGAAGAGTAGAAATCAGTGGTTATACTGCGGTCACTGcatcataaaacatttttcatgcaaCCTACTGCGATGTCTCACCACATCTCCTTATGCTAAAGTGTTTTAATTTAACAACTTGTGAGCAGTAGGGCCATGGAAAAAGAAACTCAGGTGTGTA
This region of Pempheris klunzingeri isolate RE-2024b chromosome 2, fPemKlu1.hap1, whole genome shotgun sequence genomic DNA includes:
- the LOC139216190 gene encoding phosphatidylinositol 5-phosphate 4-kinase type-2 gamma-like, which translates into the protein MMSSPPSATSNPLSALAPKRKTKKKHFVQQKVEVLRASDPVLSVLMWGVNHAINDLSQVPVPVMLLPDDFRASTKIKVNNHLFNKENLPGQFKFKEYCPQVFRNLRERFGIEDQDYQVSLARSPPLKDEDGQCVGLLLTSYDRTLVVKEISSEEVEEMHNILSEYHQHIVTCHSNTLLPQFLAMYRVTVESEDTYLLVMRNMFSHRLHVHRKYDLKGSLVSREASFKEKVKELPTYKDVDFRNNMQKVYVSDEEKEKIMDKLNRDIEFLVRMKIMDYSLLLGIHDVERAEMEEEEEMESSYEEEEEDENGLAPAAGSTSPEGIGGYMNSYKPMGPGEFDPYVDVYAIQSTVGAPRREVYFMGLIDVLTQYDTKKKAAHAAKAVKHRAGAEISTVHPEQYAKRFREFITKIFA